In one window of Lynx canadensis isolate LIC74 chromosome A3, mLynCan4.pri.v2, whole genome shotgun sequence DNA:
- the SIRPD gene encoding signal-regulatory protein delta: protein MAATSPRVNQVENTEVNQTDYSIRISDASPKDTGTYYCVKLTIGHPDMAYVSGSGTYVSVNGASHELFQVQQAEMTQTVSTGDTVTLSCRVPDSFPKGPVLWFKGTGPHWELIYNFKGGIFPRVKEIGRTTKAGNTDFSIHISEISLADTGTYYCVKFKEGKPDLEFQSGPGTEVFVTRTSSQIAPGAPERHLMTMRGTKLRKNLL from the exons ATGGCAGCCACTTCCCCCCGAGTAAACCAAGTGGAAAACACAGAGGTCAATCAAACAGACTATTCCATCCGCATCAGTGATGCGTCACCCAAGGACACGGGCACCTATTACTGTGTGAAGTTAACAATAGGGCATCCTGACATGGCGTATGTATCTGGTTCAGGCACCTATGTGTCTGTGAATG GAGCCTCACATGAGCTATTCCAGGTGCAACAAGCTGAGATGACACAGACTGTATCGACCGGAGACACAGTCACCTTGAGTTGCAGGGTACCAGATTCGTTCCCCAAAGGACCTGTCTTATGGTTCAAGGGAACTGGGCCACACTGGGAATTAATCTACAATTTCAAAGGAGGCATCTTTCCCAGAGTAAAAGAAATTGGACGCACCACCAAAGCTGGCAACACAGACTTTTCCATCCACATCAGTGAAATCTCTCTTGCAGACACCGGCACCTACTACTGCGTGAAGTTCAAGGAGGGGAAACCTGACCTGGAGTTCCAGTCAGGTCCAGGCACTGAGGTGTTTGTGACTA GAACAAGCAGTCAAATTGCCCCAGGTGCTCCTGAGAGACATCTTATGACCATGAGGGGAACCAAGTTGAGGAAAAATCTGCTCTAG